In a single window of the Methylophaga frappieri genome:
- a CDS encoding GGDEF domain-containing protein, with amino-acid sequence MTETIMKHVDVTDFRLTPGQILLNATVVGVIIFLCSMLGIWTRPSGLLAAFWPANAVLLGLFVRLPKLAHPLGWGAAFLGYLTADLITGMNWELSVFLTAGNFAGVAMGVFLFKQLAEKHRLLKQPLSIIYLILVTLAASVAAGIVGMAGFPYFFDGLAKDGFIYWFATEWANYLAILPVMLTLPRLRLGLIRLRRKQDCHLINLHQGLALLALILGMGLGVVIGGPGALAFLVPGLLWCALTYRLFTTALVILCSNIWVMLTISTGLLDLGVNVRDFLILESFRMGLALQSLAPLAVASVMNARNELVEQLRHLATHDSLTHILNRPGLYEKMQPELLSKKPYALLMCDIDHFKLVNDQYGHACGDLVLAEFAKRTSACLRESDIFARVGGEEFCILLTDCSHHIASDIADRICQACSNSPFQLNESIQIDVTVSIGLVYFDEQQSFSIEAILSLADEALYDAKESGRNCVVMNLASA; translated from the coding sequence ATGACAGAGACAATCATGAAGCATGTTGATGTAACAGATTTTCGTTTGACACCAGGTCAAATTCTGCTCAACGCCACAGTGGTTGGTGTCATTATCTTTTTATGCTCCATGCTTGGTATTTGGACGCGTCCGTCTGGATTATTGGCGGCATTTTGGCCCGCTAACGCTGTTCTTTTGGGGCTTTTTGTTCGTCTGCCCAAACTCGCTCATCCCTTGGGGTGGGGAGCTGCTTTTCTGGGATATTTAACGGCAGATCTCATAACAGGCATGAACTGGGAACTGAGCGTTTTTCTGACGGCAGGTAATTTTGCCGGTGTTGCAATGGGCGTTTTCTTGTTCAAGCAGTTGGCTGAAAAACACCGCTTATTGAAACAGCCTTTATCCATTATCTATCTGATTCTGGTCACACTGGCGGCATCAGTAGCTGCTGGCATTGTCGGCATGGCAGGTTTTCCTTATTTTTTCGATGGCCTTGCTAAAGACGGATTTATATATTGGTTTGCCACTGAATGGGCAAATTATCTCGCTATTTTACCGGTTATGCTCACGTTGCCTCGGCTGAGATTGGGTTTAATCAGATTACGTCGCAAACAGGACTGCCATTTAATCAATTTGCATCAGGGCTTGGCATTATTAGCATTAATATTAGGCATGGGACTAGGCGTCGTTATTGGTGGACCCGGCGCACTGGCGTTTTTGGTCCCGGGTTTGTTGTGGTGCGCGCTGACTTATCGTTTATTTACAACGGCGTTGGTTATCTTGTGTTCCAATATTTGGGTGATGCTGACGATATCGACAGGACTATTGGATCTCGGGGTAAATGTCCGCGATTTTTTAATTCTGGAATCGTTTCGAATGGGGTTAGCCCTGCAGTCATTAGCACCGCTGGCTGTTGCCAGCGTGATGAATGCACGGAACGAACTGGTTGAGCAATTACGTCATTTGGCGACGCATGATTCACTTACGCATATATTAAATCGTCCAGGTTTGTACGAAAAAATGCAGCCAGAGTTACTCTCTAAAAAACCCTATGCGTTGCTAATGTGTGACATTGACCACTTTAAATTGGTCAATGATCAATATGGTCATGCTTGCGGTGATCTGGTTTTAGCTGAGTTTGCCAAGCGAACGTCAGCTTGCTTACGTGAAAGTGATATTTTTGCCCGAGTCGGCGGGGAAGAATTTTGTATTCTGTTGACCGACTGTAGCCATCATATTGCAAGTGACATTGCTGATCGGATTTGCCAAGCTTGCTCTAATAGTCCTTTTCAATTGAATGAAAGTATTCAGATTGATGTCACGGTAAGTATTGGCTTGGTTTATTTTGATGAGCAACAATCCTTCTCAATTGAAGCCATTCTGAGTTTGGCTGATGAGGCACTTTATGATGCAAAAGAGTCAGGTCGTAATTGTGTTGTGATGAATCTCGCATCGGCATGA
- a CDS encoding dienelactone hydrolase family protein: MKIQSHFVDLETPTGIMRTYIHRPVDDGAFPVILFYSEIFQQTGPIERAARLMASHGYAVLVPEVFHELNPIGTVLGYDDAGRDKGNADKEAKDVQGYDSDNRAMIDWVVKQPWSNGHIGAMGYCIGGHLAFRAALQPEVKGTACFYATDLHIQKIPNQPGQHSMDRLADIQGELLMIWGKQDNHVPREGLDKIHQLLNQTDITFTWHEFNAEHAFMRDEGDGGRYDAQTAMIGYQLALNLFSRRLR, translated from the coding sequence ATGAAAATTCAGAGCCATTTTGTTGATCTTGAAACGCCAACCGGCATCATGCGTACCTATATTCATCGACCTGTTGACGATGGGGCGTTTCCGGTCATTTTGTTTTATTCTGAAATTTTTCAGCAAACCGGTCCGATTGAACGTGCAGCCCGTTTAATGGCAAGTCATGGGTATGCCGTACTGGTACCAGAAGTGTTCCATGAACTGAATCCAATCGGCACCGTATTGGGTTATGACGATGCCGGCCGGGATAAAGGCAATGCGGATAAAGAAGCCAAAGATGTGCAGGGTTATGATAGCGATAACCGCGCCATGATTGACTGGGTAGTTAAGCAACCTTGGTCAAATGGCCATATCGGCGCCATGGGTTATTGCATTGGCGGTCACCTCGCCTTTCGTGCTGCCTTGCAACCCGAAGTAAAAGGCACGGCATGTTTTTATGCCACGGATTTACATATTCAAAAGATACCGAATCAGCCTGGCCAGCACAGTATGGATCGTCTAGCTGATATTCAAGGCGAACTGTTGATGATCTGGGGTAAACAAGATAATCATGTCCCGCGTGAAGGTCTGGACAAGATTCACCAATTGTTAAATCAAACTGATATTACATTCACCTGGCACGAGTTTAACGCTGAGCATGCCTTTATGCGTGATGAAGGTGATGGGGGCCGTTATGATGCACAAACAGCCATGATTGGTTATCAACTGGCACTCAATCTATTCAGCCGCCGGTTACGCTAA
- a CDS encoding VOC family protein — MPAKGIHHIGLTVNNWAVSAPFYKTLAAALGASPFIENEGAPHRRENGNVIIFAGPDFMFSVWEAFEENKSNQFKDYNVGLHHFAFNAVSREAVNELYEQMKAIGAEIVDAPQEYDYVPGYYAVFFRDPDGLRIEYAYVPG, encoded by the coding sequence ATGCCTGCCAAAGGAATACATCATATTGGCCTGACAGTGAATAATTGGGCCGTTTCAGCACCTTTTTATAAAACACTGGCGGCGGCCCTCGGTGCCAGTCCTTTTATCGAAAATGAAGGTGCACCGCATCGGCGAGAAAATGGCAACGTCATTATCTTTGCTGGCCCGGATTTTATGTTTTCAGTTTGGGAAGCTTTTGAAGAAAACAAATCAAACCAATTTAAAGACTATAACGTTGGATTGCATCATTTTGCCTTTAATGCGGTATCACGAGAGGCTGTTAACGAACTCTACGAACAAATGAAAGCGATTGGTGCAGAGATTGTAGATGCGCCGCAAGAATATGATTATGTGCCCGGTTATTACGCTGTATTTTTTCGTGATCCAGATGGCTTGAGAATTGAGTATGCCTATGTGCCAGGCTGA
- the ykgO gene encoding type B 50S ribosomal protein L36 — protein MQVLNSLKTAKKRHRDCQVVKRRGRLYVICKSNPRFKARQGRVKKRG, from the coding sequence ATGCAGGTTCTCAATTCATTAAAAACAGCCAAAAAACGTCATCGTGACTGCCAGGTGGTCAAGCGTCGTGGTCGGCTCTATGTTATTTGTAAAAGTAATCCCCGTTTTAAAGCACGCCAAGGTCGGGTAAAAAAACGGGGCTAA
- a CDS encoding type B 50S ribosomal protein L31, with protein MRKDIHPDYDYVVFRDVSCGETFRIRSTCTSTETIVWQDGKTYPLINLDISSASHPVYTGQQQQNKSEGRVAQFKQRYGKA; from the coding sequence ATGAGAAAAGATATCCACCCAGATTACGATTACGTGGTATTTCGCGATGTCAGCTGTGGCGAAACCTTTCGCATTCGTTCCACGTGTACATCGACTGAAACGATTGTTTGGCAAGACGGTAAAACCTATCCGCTGATTAATCTGGATATTTCCAGTGCCTCACATCCGGTTTATACCGGCCAGCAGCAACAAAACAAATCCGAAGGTCGGGTGGCACAATTTAAACAACGCTACGGTAAAGCTTAA
- a CDS encoding MFS transporter produces MTAYSPYKLHWVIFALAIGSFCIGTTEFVAMGLVQEIASDLMVSIPSAGHFITAYALGVTVGAPVLAILGAKLPRKSMLIGLMIFYGLTNAFTALATTPESMLISRFVAGLPHGAYFGIASLVAADLAGQHRRATAIARVMMGLTLANVIGVPFATWLGQTFGWRAGFEFSAMIALLTILAISFFVPKIKPSATSSMRAEIAGFKNINMWLTLAIGAIGFGGMFSVYSYASPILTEYTGASIKVVPLALAIFGTGMVIGGLVAGWLADKHLNRTILAVLSSSAVAFIIAAFSMTQLYSAMTALFLIGFTVTGLAGVLQIRLIDVAGDSQALAASLNHSAFNVANALGAFLGGFVISHQLGWIAPIWVGLALSLSGLLLFKLALTVEVR; encoded by the coding sequence ATGACAGCCTATTCTCCTTACAAATTACACTGGGTGATTTTTGCTTTAGCAATCGGTAGTTTTTGTATCGGCACAACTGAATTTGTCGCAATGGGGCTGGTTCAGGAAATTGCTTCAGATCTGATGGTATCGATTCCATCAGCAGGACATTTTATTACCGCTTATGCCTTAGGCGTAACCGTTGGCGCGCCTGTTCTGGCAATTTTGGGTGCTAAATTGCCACGTAAAAGCATGTTGATTGGTCTGATGATATTTTATGGGCTCACAAATGCATTTACGGCGCTGGCGACAACGCCTGAGTCAATGTTAATCAGTCGATTTGTCGCTGGTTTACCGCATGGTGCTTACTTTGGTATTGCTTCACTGGTTGCCGCCGATCTGGCCGGTCAACATCGACGCGCGACTGCCATTGCACGCGTCATGATGGGCTTAACGTTAGCAAACGTTATTGGGGTACCATTCGCCACTTGGTTAGGCCAAACATTTGGTTGGCGGGCAGGGTTTGAGTTTTCAGCGATGATTGCACTACTGACTATCTTGGCGATCAGTTTTTTTGTTCCGAAAATAAAGCCATCAGCGACATCAAGTATGCGTGCAGAAATAGCCGGATTTAAAAATATTAATATGTGGTTGACGCTTGCGATTGGTGCCATCGGATTCGGGGGAATGTTTTCGGTATATAGCTACGCCTCACCAATACTCACAGAATATACAGGGGCGAGTATTAAGGTGGTGCCTTTGGCTTTGGCGATTTTTGGTACGGGCATGGTGATCGGTGGCTTAGTTGCAGGGTGGTTAGCCGATAAACATTTGAACAGAACGATTCTGGCCGTTCTCAGCAGTTCAGCGGTTGCCTTTATCATTGCAGCATTCAGTATGACGCAGTTATACAGCGCGATGACGGCCTTGTTTCTCATTGGTTTTACGGTAACAGGGCTCGCGGGTGTCTTACAGATACGATTGATTGATGTGGCTGGTGATTCACAGGCGTTGGCTGCATCGCTAAACCATTCGGCCTTTAATGTTGCCAATGCTTTAGGTGCTTTTTTAGGTGGTTTTGTTATCAGTCATCAATTGGGATGGATTGCGCCGATTTGGGTGGGGCTAGCCCTCAGTTTATCGGGGTTGCTCTTGTTCAAGTTAGCTTTAACAGTTGAAGTGCGGTGA
- a CDS encoding nuclease-related domain-containing protein: MDFSLILQSLWSLWYVLPFFLFAAIIQSRWFKGVLGEFIINILARWKLDKMVYHLIKNVTLPTQNGTTQIDHIIVSVYGVFVVETKNLRGWIYGSERQRMWTQKIYKHTHQFQNPLHQNYKHTKTLQSLLGLDDTQVHSLVVFIGNSEFKTPMPDNVTYGMGYIRFILNRTETVLSRAQVIDIKQTIEQGRLARTLKTHREHIKHVQTIVNTKNPTKPCPKCGGTLVLRETKKGINKGQRFWGCASFPQCRVRIPASEYQP, encoded by the coding sequence ATGGATTTTTCACTCATACTGCAATCACTTTGGTCACTCTGGTATGTGCTCCCGTTTTTTCTCTTTGCGGCGATCATTCAGTCACGTTGGTTTAAAGGCGTGTTGGGCGAGTTTATTATCAATATTTTGGCCAGATGGAAGCTGGATAAAATGGTTTACCACCTGATCAAAAATGTCACCTTGCCAACCCAAAATGGCACAACACAAATTGATCACATCATTGTGTCGGTTTATGGCGTCTTTGTCGTTGAAACGAAAAATCTTCGTGGCTGGATTTATGGCAGTGAACGTCAACGAATGTGGACGCAGAAAATTTATAAACACACCCACCAATTTCAAAATCCGCTTCATCAGAATTACAAACACACGAAAACCCTACAGTCACTGCTGGGCTTGGATGACACGCAGGTTCATTCTCTCGTGGTGTTCATTGGTAACAGCGAATTTAAAACGCCTATGCCAGATAATGTCACTTACGGCATGGGCTATATCCGATTTATCCTAAACAGAACGGAAACCGTGCTCAGCCGGGCTCAAGTCATTGACATCAAGCAGACGATTGAACAGGGTCGACTGGCCAGAACGTTGAAGACTCACCGTGAACATATCAAACATGTCCAAACTATCGTTAACACGAAAAATCCGACCAAGCCCTGCCCAAAATGTGGCGGCACTTTGGTACTGCGCGAGACCAAAAAAGGCATCAACAAAGGTCAGCGATTCTGGGGCTGCGCCAGCTTCCCTCAATGTCGAGTCAGGATTCCTGCATCAGAATATCAGCCATAA
- a CDS encoding lytic transglycosylase domain-containing protein yields MKPLLWLVCVFFSSNVLAAGEVEIPLLAETAHLQKAIAQVLELDDSGTSILRNDKCSRIALSEVMTSMMESNLSLDMAVTVTTGAYVLGACRGLKPWKGRLALKMTPQVTASGLAIAFVPESIELSRPDGSRGLLSKPAKLMTDALLLPRIKRVQIDLAEPLNSLDNLIEQSLWAGREQTLVQRTRISHIQTEATGIKAWLAFQVRAPEPREPISEPSLDDDELAQWLTLEDELDGFLTTIITTLAQSTYSQTLRLELLAILLDARHAIAEALTVDDAERDPVRELFLTTWERLRPLMSELEGLETPGLENDFRLAAFIAGGDVLRALDALGPEYGLEITRDGLRGLARLLLAEGAPPSFTPLPLEVDPTFRDLFGLNQTTQPQVITTAISQQIASGFDRVGAWLFPAAHAEDISPAEALKGRVPHTDNLTEYLELVAKLLEQQAEAWLADNNKIPDRLTARLDPLVRATAWKESCWRQLVGSSNEPQVLRSSGGAVGMMQINGRVWRQVYDLDRLVAEVDYNVNAGIDILTHYLVDYAIRRGEHELPGGDDNLIKATYAAYNGGPGHLARYRRDDTASSLKAIDNAFWQYYTAMTVEKWPEVSSCYTGSN; encoded by the coding sequence ATGAAACCGCTTCTTTGGCTGGTTTGTGTCTTTTTCAGTTCAAACGTGTTGGCTGCGGGCGAAGTGGAAATTCCTTTATTGGCCGAAACTGCCCATTTACAGAAGGCAATAGCTCAGGTCCTGGAGCTTGATGACAGCGGTACCAGCATACTGCGTAATGATAAATGCAGTCGTATCGCGCTATCTGAGGTAATGACAAGCATGATGGAGAGCAATCTGTCTCTGGACATGGCCGTCACCGTGACAACCGGCGCTTATGTTCTTGGTGCGTGTCGTGGTTTAAAGCCCTGGAAAGGTCGTCTAGCTTTAAAAATGACGCCGCAAGTCACTGCCTCCGGCTTGGCGATAGCATTTGTGCCTGAATCGATTGAATTATCGCGTCCAGATGGCAGTCGTGGCCTGTTAAGCAAACCGGCAAAACTGATGACAGATGCCTTACTTTTGCCACGTATAAAGCGCGTACAGATTGATTTAGCTGAGCCACTCAATAGCCTCGATAATCTAATCGAGCAATCACTCTGGGCAGGGCGTGAACAAACACTGGTCCAGCGTACCCGCATTAGTCATATTCAAACCGAAGCAACTGGTATCAAAGCCTGGTTGGCTTTTCAGGTTCGCGCACCAGAACCAAGAGAACCTATTTCAGAACCCAGTCTTGATGACGACGAGTTAGCGCAATGGCTAACACTTGAAGATGAACTGGATGGTTTTTTAACCACCATTATTACCACCTTGGCACAGTCAACCTATTCGCAAACGTTACGCCTGGAATTACTTGCGATCTTGCTGGACGCACGTCATGCCATTGCCGAGGCATTAACGGTTGATGATGCTGAGCGGGATCCAGTTCGCGAACTGTTTCTGACCACATGGGAACGGTTACGGCCACTGATGAGTGAACTCGAAGGACTGGAAACACCGGGGCTGGAAAATGATTTCAGACTTGCGGCATTCATCGCTGGCGGCGATGTATTGCGGGCATTGGATGCGCTTGGGCCGGAGTATGGACTGGAAATTACCCGTGATGGCCTGCGCGGACTCGCCCGTTTGTTGTTGGCAGAAGGGGCACCACCGAGTTTTACACCATTGCCTTTAGAGGTTGATCCGACTTTTCGTGATCTTTTTGGCTTAAATCAAACAACACAACCTCAAGTTATCACAACGGCAATAAGCCAACAGATTGCCAGTGGATTTGACCGCGTCGGTGCCTGGTTGTTTCCAGCGGCCCATGCAGAAGATATTTCGCCAGCCGAGGCCCTGAAAGGGCGTGTTCCGCATACAGATAATCTGACGGAATATCTCGAATTAGTCGCCAAATTATTGGAACAGCAAGCGGAAGCATGGTTAGCCGACAATAATAAAATACCGGACAGATTAACCGCGCGACTGGATCCTTTAGTCAGAGCCACTGCCTGGAAAGAATCCTGCTGGCGACAGTTGGTTGGTTCCAGTAATGAGCCACAAGTGCTGCGTTCATCAGGTGGGGCAGTCGGCATGATGCAGATTAACGGACGGGTTTGGCGGCAGGTTTATGACCTGGATCGACTGGTGGCTGAAGTCGATTACAACGTCAATGCGGGTATCGATATCCTGACGCATTACCTGGTTGATTATGCGATTCGGCGGGGCGAGCATGAACTACCCGGCGGCGATGATAATTTAATTAAGGCCACCTATGCCGCCTACAACGGCGGTCCGGGACATTTGGCGCGCTACCGTCGCGACGATACAGCCTCGTCTTTGAAGGCTATTGACAATGCGTTCTGGCAATATTACACGGCTATGACGGTCGAAAAATGGCCGGAAGTCTCAAGCTGCTACACAGGCAGTAATTAA